The nucleotide window TCCACGGCAACATCGACGCCCTCGAGGCCGTCGTAGCGGCCCTCGAGGATGTTGCGGTGGACGGCTGGTTGTGTCTGGGTGACCTCGTCGGATACGGCGCCGAGCCGCGGGCGGTCGTAGACCGCGTTCGGGAGCTCGACACGCTCGTCGTCAGAGGTAACCACGACCACGCCGTCGGGGATCCCGCCCTCGACGCCTCGTTCAACGTGTGGGCCGCCAGGGCCATCGCGTGGACGCGGGAGCGGCTCGACGACGGCGCCTCGGACTACCTGTCCCGGCTTCCGTTGACCCACGTCCTCGACGACGTCCTGATGGTCCACGCGGCGCCGTCCGACCCGATCGGCTGGCCGTACATACTCGATATGGCGACGGCAGACCGCGAACTGGACGAGTTCCAGCAGGCACTGTGCCTCTTCGGCCATACGCACGCCCCGCTCTCGTATTCCGACGCGAAGGGGGCGGGGACGGTGGAGGCGGGCACGGTCGCGCCGTACGGTGACGGCCTCCGGGCCATCGTCAACGTCGGCAGCGTCGGCCAGCCGAGGGACGGCGACCCCGCGGCGGCCGCCGGCGTCCTCGACACGACGGAGCACACGGTCAGCTTCATGAGGGTGGCGTACGACGTGGAACGCGCCGCCGGCAGGATCCGCGACGCAGGACTCCCGCCGCTTCTGGCGGACAGGCTCTTTCAAGGCAGATGACGGAGGCCCTGTTGAGAGTCAGCATCGGCGTCATGGCCTACAACGAGGAGCGCAATATCGACCGGCTCCTCCAGGCGCTCGTGGACCAGAGGCTCGTCGACGCGGAGATCGCGGAGATCTTCGTCGTCTCCAGCGGCTCGACCGACCGTACGGACGAGATCGTCCGCCGCTGGGAGACCCGCGACGCACGGATCCGGCTGCTCCCCCAGGCGTCCCGGCAAGGGAAGGCCTCTGCCATCAACCTGTTTCTGGCGGAGGCGACCGGAGACGTTCTGGTGCTCGAGAGCGGCGACACCGTGCCGGCGCCCGACTGCGTCGAGCGCATGGTCGCGCCCTTCAACGACCCCGCGATCGGTATGACGGGCGGCCGTCCCGTCCCGGTCGACGACGAGAACACCTTCATGGGCTTCGTCGTGCACATGCTGTGGCGCCTCCACCACAAGCTC belongs to Candidatus Effluviviaceae Genus V sp. and includes:
- a CDS encoding metallophosphoesterase, giving the protein MRYGILSDIHGNIDALEAVVAALEDVAVDGWLCLGDLVGYGAEPRAVVDRVRELDTLVVRGNHDHAVGDPALDASFNVWAARAIAWTRERLDDGASDYLSRLPLTHVLDDVLMVHAAPSDPIGWPYILDMATADRELDEFQQALCLFGHTHAPLSYSDAKGAGTVEAGTVAPYGDGLRAIVNVGSVGQPRDGDPAAAAGVLDTTEHTVSFMRVAYDVERAAGRIRDAGLPPLLADRLFQGR